The following are encoded in a window of Cervus canadensis isolate Bull #8, Minnesota chromosome 11, ASM1932006v1, whole genome shotgun sequence genomic DNA:
- the DENND2B gene encoding DENN domain-containing protein 2B isoform X3 — translation MWSPQDRKYNNPPTQLSLKPGSQSLRSGNWSERKSHRLPRLPKRHSHDDMLLLAQLSLPSSPSSLNEDSLSTTSELLSSRRARRVPKLVQRINSIYNAKRGKKRLKKLSMSSIETSSLRDENSESESDSDDRFKAHTQRLVHIQSMLKRAPSYRTLELELLEWQERELFEYFVVVSLRKKPSRNTYLPEVSYQFPKLDRPTKQMREAEERLKAIPQFCFPDAKDWLPVSEYSSETFSFMLTGEDGSRRFGYCRRLLPSGKGPRLPEVYCVISRLGCFGLFSKVLDEVERRRGISAALVYPFMRSLMESPFPAPGKTIKVKTFLPGAGNEVLELRRPTDSRLEHVDFECLFTCLSVRQLIRIFASLLLERRVIFVADKLSTLSSCSHAVVALLYPFSWQHTFIPVLPASMIDIVCCPTPFLVGLLSSSLPKLKELPVEEALMVNLGSDRFIRQMDDEDTLLPRKLQAALEQALERKNELISQDSDSDSDDECNTLNGLVSEVFIRFFVETVGHYSLFLTQSEKGERAFQREAFRKSVASKSIRRFLEVFMESQMFAGFIQDRELRKCRAKGLFEQRVEQYLEELPDTEQSGMNKFLRGLGNKMKFLHKKN, via the exons ATGTGGAGTCCTCAGGACAGGAAGTACAACAACCCACCCACTCAG CTCTCCCTGAAACCCGGCAGCCAGTCCCTGCGCAGTGGGAACTGGTCGGAAAGGAAGAGCCACCGGCTGCCACGGTTACCCAAGAGGCACAGCCATGACGACATgctcctgctggctcagctgagCCTGCCGTCTTCGCCTTCCAGCCTCAACGAGGACAGCCTCAGCACCACCAGTGAGCTGCTGTCCAGCCGCCGGGCCCGTCGCGTTCCCAAG CTTGTCCAAAGAATTAACTCCATCTACAATGCCAAGAGGGGAAAGAAGAGGTTAAAAAAGCTGTCTATGTCCAGCATTGAGACATCATCACTGAGAG ATGAGAATAGTGAGAGCGAGAGCGACTCTGACGACAGGTTCAAAG CCCACACACAGCGCCTGGTCCACATCCAGTCCATGCTGAAGCGCGCGCCCAGCTACCGGACCCTGGAGCTGGAGCTGCTCGAGTGGCAGGAGCGGGAGCTCTTCGAGTACTTCGTGGTGGTGTCCCTCAGGAAGAAGCCCTCCCGGAACACCTACCTCCCCGAGGTCTCCTACCAGTTTCCCAAG CTGGACCGACCCACCAAGCAGATgcgggaggcagaggagaggctCAAGGCCATTCCCCAGTTTTGCTTCCCTGATGCCAAGGACTGGCTCCCGGTGTCAGAATACAGCAG CGAGACGTTCTCTTTCATGTTGACTGGGGAAGATGGCAGCAGACGCTTTGGCTACTGCAGGCGCTTACTG CCGAGCGGGAAAGGGCCTCGGTTGCCAGAGGTGTACTGTGTCATCAGCCGCCTTGGCTGCTTCGGCTTGTTTTCCAAG GTGCTCGATGAGGTGGAGCGCCGGCGTGGGATCTCCGCTGCGCTGGTCTATCCCTTCATGAGAAGTCTCATGGAATCACCCTTCCCCGCCCCAGGGAAGACCATCAAAGTGAAGACCTTCCTGCCAGGGGCTGGCAATGAG GTGTTGGAGCTGCGGCGGCCCACAGACTCCCGGCTGGAGCACGTGGACTTCGAGTGCCTCTTTACCTGCCTCAGCGTGCGTCAGCTCATCCGCATCTTCGCCTCACTGCTGTTGGAGCGTCGGGTCATTTTTGTGGCAGATAAGCTCAG TACCCTGTCCAGCTGCTCCCATGCGGTGGTGGCCTTGCTCTACCCCTTCTCCTGGCAGCACACCTTCATTCCTGTCCTCCCGGCCTCCATGATTGACATCGTCTGCTGTCCCACCCCTTTCCTGGTTGGCCTGCTCTCCAGCTCCCTCCCCAAACTGAAGGAGCTGCCTGTGGAAGAG GCACTGATGGTGAATCTGGGGTCTGACCGATTCATCCGACAG atGGACGATGAGGACACGTTGTTACCTAGGAAGTTACAGGCAGCTCTGGAGCAGGCTCTAGAGAGGAAGAACGAACTGATCTCCCAGGACTCAGACAGCGACTCCGATGATG aatgtaaTACCCTCAATGGGCTGGTGTCGGAGGTGTTTATCCGGTTCTTTGTGGAGACTGTTGGGCATTACtccctcttcctgacccagagcgAGAAGGGGGAGAGGGCCTTTCAGCGGGAGGCTTTCCGCAAGTCTGTGGCCTCCAAAAGCATCCGCCGTTTTCTTGAAGTTTTTATGGAGTCTCAGATGTTTGCTGGCTTCATCCAAGACAGGGAGCTGAGAAAGTGTCGGGCAAAGG GCCTCTTTGAGCAGCGAGTGGAGCAGTATTTAGAGGAACTCCCAGACACCGAGCAGAGTGGAATGAACAAGTTTCTCCGTGGTTTGG GCAACAAAATGAAGTTTCTCCACAAGAAGAATTAA